The following are from one region of the Stigmatella ashevillena genome:
- a CDS encoding serine/threonine protein kinase: MDGTTEPHRSFPGTEVHPDYLSPGTVVSGFRLLRHVDSGGYGSVWLVESVERPGCRYALKFSLHSPSNNPRGDARAARELRLLLQVSHANVVRVVAHGRWKDPETGLHYVVLEWVQGATLLEWALRTNPSLRELVRLCQKVALALQAAHEAGVLHRDVKPGNVLVRAADGEPFLADFGAGEAGGTGTLTRGGARPFTPPYCSPRVLASQLEGASPYRFRSADDWYAVGVMLYVVLTEVLPFPEGLPNAAFAKQVARQRPVPPHLINSRVPPALSQVVLRLLSKEPGQRYKNGHRLCAALERVLSKSGAWDAPVYAPRPVRAPDMATTLPPTPGDGVVAQDEDVRAAHALKALEGHEEQRREAARSQRDLLLSVQARGWSAGWKRGMAAGALGVLAVVLWTVWVQVEVASRALPTAPVSPPKEGRPVRPLPQDLFWPVLPTSQSPVAVSPLRFLPFSPPDAQQKDSPVKNPQTPSPAESSTPPLGKALSKATRSGKGALCAVAGFVVSCTGVPVRPEPQACPPEAIQAMEAIRIRARDGMNVRLNPNHPPTDGNDSVSFRVGPIVSWVASDLYKQLPRGTRLFGHIWGGSGDRFYIRYTEAQLVKGPRFPICAVAEDGTYGGFGLVKATGSTKDTFKHTNIGIATFVEVFSE; this comes from the coding sequence ATGGACGGAACGACGGAGCCTCATCGCTCTTTTCCTGGCACCGAGGTTCACCCGGATTACCTCTCGCCCGGGACGGTGGTGAGCGGTTTCCGGCTGCTGCGTCACGTGGATTCTGGAGGCTACGGCAGCGTGTGGCTGGTGGAGAGTGTGGAGCGGCCCGGATGTCGTTATGCCCTCAAGTTCAGTCTGCATTCTCCGAGCAACAACCCACGCGGGGACGCACGGGCCGCGCGCGAGTTGAGGCTGTTACTTCAGGTCTCGCATGCCAACGTGGTGCGTGTGGTGGCGCATGGGCGGTGGAAGGATCCAGAGACGGGCCTTCACTATGTCGTGCTTGAGTGGGTGCAGGGGGCCACGTTGCTGGAGTGGGCTCTGCGTACCAACCCCTCGCTTCGGGAATTGGTGCGTTTGTGCCAGAAGGTGGCGCTTGCGCTCCAAGCCGCCCATGAAGCGGGGGTCCTTCACCGAGACGTGAAGCCTGGGAATGTGCTGGTGAGGGCGGCGGACGGAGAGCCATTCCTGGCGGACTTTGGTGCTGGAGAGGCCGGTGGGACAGGGACCCTCACGCGGGGGGGCGCGAGGCCCTTCACTCCGCCCTATTGCAGCCCCCGGGTCTTGGCGTCCCAGCTCGAAGGGGCTTCGCCCTATCGGTTCCGGTCGGCGGATGACTGGTACGCCGTGGGCGTGATGCTCTACGTGGTACTTACCGAAGTGCTGCCCTTTCCGGAGGGGTTGCCCAATGCGGCGTTTGCCAAGCAGGTGGCCCGGCAGCGTCCCGTTCCTCCTCACTTGATCAACTCCCGGGTTCCACCTGCGCTGAGTCAGGTGGTGTTGCGGCTGCTCTCCAAGGAGCCCGGACAACGGTACAAGAATGGACATCGCCTCTGTGCGGCATTGGAGCGGGTGTTGAGCAAGAGCGGTGCTTGGGACGCGCCAGTCTACGCTCCGCGCCCGGTGAGGGCTCCCGACATGGCCACCACCCTGCCGCCCACACCGGGGGATGGCGTGGTGGCGCAAGACGAGGACGTGCGCGCGGCGCATGCGCTCAAGGCGTTGGAAGGGCACGAGGAGCAGCGGCGGGAGGCGGCGCGGAGCCAACGGGACTTGTTGTTGTCGGTTCAGGCACGGGGCTGGTCGGCAGGGTGGAAACGTGGGATGGCCGCAGGGGCACTGGGTGTGCTGGCCGTGGTCCTGTGGACCGTATGGGTCCAGGTCGAGGTGGCGTCCCGGGCTTTGCCCACGGCGCCCGTTTCACCCCCCAAGGAGGGACGGCCGGTCCGTCCGCTCCCTCAGGACTTGTTCTGGCCGGTGCTCCCCACGTCTCAATCTCCCGTGGCAGTCTCGCCGCTGCGCTTCTTGCCGTTCTCCCCTCCTGACGCTCAGCAGAAAGACAGCCCCGTGAAGAACCCCCAGACGCCTTCCCCCGCCGAGTCTTCAACCCCTCCGCTGGGCAAAGCCCTCTCCAAGGCCACTCGCTCCGGCAAGGGCGCGTTGTGTGCCGTGGCTGGCTTCGTCGTGAGCTGTACGGGAGTGCCCGTGCGGCCCGAGCCCCAGGCTTGTCCGCCCGAGGCCATCCAGGCCATGGAGGCCATTCGCATCAGGGCGAGAGATGGCATGAACGTCCGGCTCAATCCCAACCATCCCCCCACCGACGGCAATGATTCTGTCTCCTTCCGGGTCGGACCCATTGTGAGCTGGGTGGCGTCTGACCTTTACAAACAGCTCCCTCGCGGTACCCGCTTGTTCGGGCACATCTGGGGCGGGAGCGGAGACCGGTTCTATATCCGCTACACAGAGGCCC
- a CDS encoding DUF2381 family protein: MSGPPCGVVWLWIHLVGTAALAQPSPEIPFLLDVPSDVHALRPYETSLKEPSEAHAIQEVREEEQAAPPAGEQALTGLIALGILGEQGVRVMKLNPEDWAPPGMTVSRARLYVATGWMALEVTLSLARGERPWTPAGAVVDHWQSEKASPKVVVRLLEGVSLLPGGSARMVVEWETPTEQKSLRCKLLVSERDGEREFKVTALSIADPLPDTSRRGGRP, translated from the coding sequence GTGTCCGGTCCACCTTGCGGGGTTGTTTGGCTGTGGATTCACCTGGTGGGAACGGCTGCCCTGGCGCAGCCCAGCCCCGAAATCCCGTTCTTGCTCGATGTTCCCTCGGACGTGCACGCCCTGCGGCCGTACGAGACTTCCCTGAAAGAACCGTCCGAGGCGCATGCCATCCAGGAGGTGCGGGAAGAGGAACAGGCGGCTCCACCCGCGGGTGAGCAGGCACTGACGGGGTTGATTGCCCTGGGGATCCTCGGTGAGCAGGGCGTCAGGGTCATGAAGCTGAACCCCGAGGATTGGGCACCTCCTGGCATGACGGTCAGCCGGGCCCGGTTGTACGTGGCCACGGGGTGGATGGCGCTGGAGGTCACGCTCTCCCTGGCGCGGGGTGAACGGCCGTGGACTCCCGCGGGAGCGGTCGTGGACCACTGGCAATCCGAAAAGGCCTCTCCGAAGGTGGTGGTTCGGCTCTTGGAGGGAGTCTCTCTGCTGCCGGGCGGAAGCGCCCGCATGGTGGTGGAGTGGGAGACTCCTACGGAGCAGAAAAGCTTGCGGTGCAAGCTGCTCGTTTCGGAGCGGGACGGTGAGAGGGAGTTCAAGGTGACTGCGTTGTCCATCGCAGACCCGCTTCCTGACACGTCGCGAAGGGGGGGGCGGCCGTGA